The following proteins come from a genomic window of Hydractinia symbiolongicarpus strain clone_291-10 chromosome 2, HSymV2.1, whole genome shotgun sequence:
- the LOC130630735 gene encoding cyclin-Q-like isoform X2, whose product MKEYLAEHGDVIKFILNASACLHLSAVPRTSACILYHKVIKQKKERRENDLDKYLIAATCLYIAAKLEEEPQKVRDVVNVCYRLTHPDKEPLEIGKSYWNLRDSITTCELILMRLFQFNLCFETPHKLLRDWSDDIQRWKKVNVSQICWNLLNDSCRLPLIAECRPEFVATVIIFISLKTTLLDVQESEEGKHWYEVFSPGTTSEQLERISCQILEMYE is encoded by the exons ATGAAGGAATATTTAGCTGAACATGGCGATGTTATCAAATTTATACTCAATGCTAGTGCTTGTTTGCATCTCAGTGCTGTACCACGAACGAGTGCGTGCATATTGTACCATAAAGTGATCAAACAGAAGAAAGAGCGAAGAGAGAATGATCTCGACAAATAT CTTATCGCTGCTACATGTTTGTATATAGCCGCCAAACTTGAAGAAGAACCCCAAAAGGTTCGTGATGTCGTAAATGTTTGTTACCG CCTTACTCATCCTGACAAAGAACCCTTGGAAATAGGCAAGTCATATTGGAATCTTCGAGACAGTATCACAACATGCGAACTTATATTGATGAGATTGTTTCAATTCAACCTCTGCTTTGAAACACCTCATAAG TTACTTCGGGATTGGAGCGATGACATTCAGCGTTGGAAAAAAGTTAATGTTTCACAAATCTGCTGGAATCTTTTAAATGACTCATGCCGTCTTCCTCTGATTGCAGAATGTCGTCCGGAGTTTGTAGCTACTGTTATAATTTTCATCTCGCTGAAAACTACCTTGCTCGATGTACAGGAAAGCGAAGAAGGAAAACACTGGTATGAG GTATTTTCTCCTGGCACCACTAGTGAACAGTTGGAGCGTATTTCCTGTCAAATACTGGAGATGTATGAATAA
- the LOC130630735 gene encoding cyclin-Q-like isoform X1 — MKEYLAEHGDVIKFILNASACLHLSAVPRTSACILYHKVIKQKKERRENDLDKYLIAATCLYIAAKLEEEPQKVRDVVNVCYRLTHPDKEPLEIGKSYWNLRDSITTCELILMRLFQFNLCFETPHKYLLHFIKLLRDWSDDIQRWKKVNVSQICWNLLNDSCRLPLIAECRPEFVATVIIFISLKTTLLDVQESEEGKHWYEVFSPGTTSEQLERISCQILEMYE, encoded by the exons ATGAAGGAATATTTAGCTGAACATGGCGATGTTATCAAATTTATACTCAATGCTAGTGCTTGTTTGCATCTCAGTGCTGTACCACGAACGAGTGCGTGCATATTGTACCATAAAGTGATCAAACAGAAGAAAGAGCGAAGAGAGAATGATCTCGACAAATAT CTTATCGCTGCTACATGTTTGTATATAGCCGCCAAACTTGAAGAAGAACCCCAAAAGGTTCGTGATGTCGTAAATGTTTGTTACCG CCTTACTCATCCTGACAAAGAACCCTTGGAAATAGGCAAGTCATATTGGAATCTTCGAGACAGTATCACAACATGCGAACTTATATTGATGAGATTGTTTCAATTCAACCTCTGCTTTGAAACACCTCATAAG TACCTTCTTCATTTCATAAAGTTACTTCGGGATTGGAGCGATGACATTCAGCGTTGGAAAAAAGTTAATGTTTCACAAATCTGCTGGAATCTTTTAAATGACTCATGCCGTCTTCCTCTGATTGCAGAATGTCGTCCGGAGTTTGTAGCTACTGTTATAATTTTCATCTCGCTGAAAACTACCTTGCTCGATGTACAGGAAAGCGAAGAAGGAAAACACTGGTATGAG GTATTTTCTCCTGGCACCACTAGTGAACAGTTGGAGCGTATTTCCTGTCAAATACTGGAGATGTATGAATAA